From a single Erpetoichthys calabaricus chromosome 1, fErpCal1.3, whole genome shotgun sequence genomic region:
- the LOC114641915 gene encoding cathepsin S-like: MDKKQHIAENANNPFVVPLSGSCGCCWTFSATGAIEGQTFKKTGKLIPLSKQNLLDCSAYLGNQGCSGGRPSLAFQYVIDNGGIQAEATYPYTMAVGSCRFNSSKVVATVADYKYLPIGNEQALADALATIGPISVVIDANQISFQFCLSGELLFVNFQLSEGNNSMKQPCQDRAEHTA, translated from the exons atGGACAAAAAGCAGCACATAGCTGAAAATGCCAATAATCCTTTTGTGGTTCCACTGTCA GGATCGTGTGGCTGCTGTTGGACATTCAGCGCTACTGGAGCAATAGAGGGGCAAACCTTCAAGAAAACAGGCAAGCTGATACCACTGAGCAAGCAGAATCTGCTCGACTGTTCAGCATATCTGGGGAACCAGGGCTGCTCAGGCGGTAGGCCCTCTTTGGCTTTCCAGTACGTGATCGATAATGGCGGAATTCAGGCTGAAGCCACCTATCCCTACACAATGGCG gtggggTCCTGTCGTTTTAACAGCAGCAAGGTTGTCGCCACAGTGGCAGATTACAAGTACCTCCCAATTGGCAATGAGCAGGCTTTGGCAGATGCCCTGGCAACCATCGGGCCGATCTCAGTGGTTATAGATGCCAATCAGATCAGCTTTCAGTTCTGCCTATCTGGTGAGTTACTTTTTGTAAACTTTCAGCTGTCAGAAGGGAATAACTCGATGAAGCAACCGTGTCAGGACAGAGCTGAACACACTGCTTAA